In the Platichthys flesus chromosome 14, fPlaFle2.1, whole genome shotgun sequence genome, GGTTACCTTCAGCTTTAGTTTAGTGCTAATTGAATAGACTGAAAGACTAGATGGTGATTAacatggactgtatataaagatggacaaataGCAcagattttcagctttagtccatgaaacctccaaacctTAAACATTGTTGCAAAATTAGGCTTCTCCCACCATTTCCAGCACTTTCATGCACTTTGAGCAAATTAGAAAAGAGAAACCCTTTAGgcgcaactttttcattggggactCAAAAACAGAGGAGGCGTTTATAGACTAtactgaagccagccaccaggtggcgatcaagacgctggctttacttttggggagcagtcaacTTTAGATACAGTTAATTCTAACTTAAATGACAACATTAAGGGTTTGACAACAACAAGCTTGATTTGGTTGACATCTGTACGTTTTATGTTGTATCTGTAGACACATATCATCCTTACTTCTTATcatcttattattattctgtgtgtttttctgaaatatttttGTCGTCATCAAGTCATTCTAAATTTCAAAACTACAATGGGTCCTTTTAATTCAATCATGAGCAGTTTTGTTCTTATGATTTACTTATATGAGTTCCACTGCTCAGTAAAAATAAAGTGACAAATCAAAACTTGAGCGTAAACTTTAAAACTTTCCTCAGACCTGTGGTGAGTAAGCGCTCAGTTCAGCTATCAGTCATAATTCATACCTGCGTAAGATACTGATGTCACCATGCAGGATTTCTGTGTCATGAAGTCCTTTAGATAATGAATGTCACCTCTTTGTCATTGGGATGGGACATAAGTAACAAAGTTGCCTAGTGCAGCTTTACACACAGCAGCACTACACAGCCACCTCATCCCCTAAGCAGTCCGGCAGACTCTCTGCGTTCAGCACGTTCAAGAGTCGAGCTGCACCGTCGGCCCCTATGCCCTCGCCCTGTCCCCAGCTGTCTCGGTCGTCGCTCTCATCTGTGTTTGATTCGTACTCTGATCCGATCCCTGACTCCCTGAACCGCAGCAGCTCCAGGGCTCCGAGGACCTGCTCCCCGAGTAGCGAGATCTCATCCGGGGCTCCGTCGCTGGGCGTCTCCCCCGCATCCAGGCCCTGCTCCTGGCTGTCTGGCCCCCGGGAGGAGAAGCGGAAGCACTCGAGTCGAACTCCACCGCCACTCAGTCCCAGAGGGCTGGTGTCGGCAGCCATGGTGCCTGGAGAGCAGGGTCCGGGGAGGGCGGAGACCCAGGCACTGTCACAGATCTGGAGATGGGACTGGGAGGCTAAATGGCCGATCGATGAAGACAGGGTGAGCCGTTCACGCTGGGGAGGCTTGGCGCGAAAGGTGATCTCCAGGAGGCTGTCCTGCGAGCCCACTGAGGACAAATCCAAAAAAAGATACGAGAGGAGAGAATTAGAGACAGATGAAACAAATCACAGCGAATTTACACATCACATGTAAGAGGAGATGTCTGAGAGAGGCAGATGAGATTATTTAGAGTGCAGTGACGTCTGTGCTGAGAGGATTTGATAATTCATGACTGTATGGCAGCATATTGCCTCGTGCTAAatgcagggagaggagagcagagagcagcagtgagTCCTCTGATAATGAATCGTGTGTCACGGATGGATCAAAAAAATGGATGACATCGGAGGGAAAtgggaggggaagaaaaaatcAAGATGGAAGAGAtgacaggggaaaaaaatattttatgcgaatttaaaaaagagaacGAAAGGAAATGGACAAAGGTTCAAGCAGTGGATAAAAAATTGAGGCTGAGTCGTAGGTCCAACATGAAGCCGATTTCAACTCACTGGATGTCAATTGGCCGGCAGCTTTGAGTTCCAGCTCCTGGATCTGTTTGACCAGCAGGGAAATGtgctgcagcaggtcagtgttctgctgcagcagcctctGCACTCTTGATTGGGCCTCGGTCCGTGCACACACCTCCACCGACAGCTGCTCCTGGAGCACATGAACCTGAACACACCAAAACAGTTCAACACATGTTGATGAAAGATGAAAGAtatctgtcctctgtcctcagtaCCTGCGCTCCAGCTGCCAACGcctgctgttcctgctgctgcagttgtTTCTGAAGGAGCTGGACGTGGTGCTCCGCAGAGCAGGGAGCCTCAGCTGTCAACTGACCCGACAGAGACGCCCCGAGGATGGGAGAACCCAGCAGAGGAGAAGGGTCATCAGACACCTGCAGCAGACAAATCAGGGACAACTTCTTCTTACCGTATGACAAAGTGACCATGATGTGAAAGCATatgatgtctttttttctttacatgtctgttttgttgtttgtttgatctgATAGATGAAGTGATCGTAGCAAGTGTGAAGAGAAGTTCAAGTTTcatggaaagaaagagaagaagaaaagctgaATGTCAG is a window encoding:
- the LOC133967920 gene encoding carboxyl-terminal PDZ ligand of neuronal nitric oxide synthase protein-like; amino-acid sequence: MPGITKYNLVDDVHDLRIPMHNEEVFQHGVCFEAKYIGSLEVGRPGSRMEIVAAMRRIRYEFKLKNIKKKKVNIVVSTDSVKVILRKKKRKGCSWDENSFLVTQDPIHRIFYVSHDAQDLKIFSYIAREGQSNIFRCNVFKSKRKSQAMRIVRTVGQAFDVCHQLNLQEKTDDQEDEEGKDEGSEAVPAKKRFALSEEADLEATTEESIECVSSSDPEKSKKDEALGNDVKVSDDPSPLLGSPILGASLSGQLTAEAPCSAEHHVQLLQKQLQQQEQQALAAGAQVHVLQEQLSVEVCARTEAQSRVQRLLQQNTDLLQHISLLVKQIQELELKAAGQLTSMGSQDSLLEITFRAKPPQRERLTLSSSIGHLASQSHLQICDSAWVSALPGPCSPGTMAADTSPLGLSGGGVRLECFRFSSRGPDSQEQGLDAGETPSDGAPDEISLLGEQVLGALELLRFRESGIGSEYESNTDESDDRDSWGQGEGIGADGAARLLNVLNAESLPDCLGDEVAV